From one Mytilus edulis chromosome 1, xbMytEdul2.2, whole genome shotgun sequence genomic stretch:
- the LOC139491375 gene encoding putative ferric-chelate reductase 1 homolog, whose protein sequence is MQSVLFVITALVIQRIQGFGTGAPASKCGDMFPSHSQIQPENSLPPYTLTASSYTYKQGDTITITLVSPTRASFAGYIIGAKDPATLNNNIGRFTNSETGKILPCGSSGAGAVTHQSSQSEYRLEFQWQPTADTTGNVIFMATVVESYTTFWMNIVTSTIYPEVQTTQAFVLQTTQKPETTTQPVTESIQLTTTTTSTTTIKPTTKASILPGDTSSLKSDSECGATKGCFIDCTGNSCNYIVTWRDNGDAVDFELSTKLQDTNNKWIAIAFSSDLKMGADEVVACLNVGGSTDVQRSYNDGKNNKQVTNPSAGLSNTVVTVQDGMFKCSFRKNKRLSRRKRQTTNSLFVDLDSDYNLMFGTGPAYPGNRIGMHSINPVVTPGKVDFQSFSVIGDTAKYPLVKIHACLMIISWIFCTGVAIIAARYYKPVWSKSSLFNQKIWFQIHRTLMVTAMALTIVAFIIIFVEVGGYSQVSASPGKEYLPSHPVLGIIVTILCVLNPIMSFFRPGPNDKTRPIFNWAHWGVGMLAQILAIITIIFGVELQKSTAPKYTVWVVVGFVIYYVIMEITQKVVDKLAERKTGEGEIDTVEMKQNGSQNGSFNQPPAYSENNKNKKDTLLKKSLLALHGICTLAFTFTLLLLVTIY, encoded by the exons tAACACTTGTATCACCGACAAGAGCGTCATTTGCAGGTTACATCATAGGAGCTAAAGACCCAGCAACTTTAAACAACAATATTGGTAGATTTACAAATTCAGAAACAGGCAAAATATTACCTTGCGGCTCATCG GGTGCTGGTGCTGTAACTCATCAAAGTAGTCAGTCGGAGTATCGACTAGAGTTTCAATGGCAACCAACCGCTGACACtactggcaatgtgatttttaT ggCAACAGTAGTAGAATCATATACAACGTTTTGGATGAACATTGTTACTTCTACAATTTATCCAGAGGTACAAACTACCCAAGCATTTGTATTACAAACAACTCAGAAACCAGAAACGACAACACAACCGGTAACAGAATCCATTCAACTAACTACTACCACTACTAGTACTACTACCATTAAACCAACTACTAAAGCTAGTATA TTACCGGGAGATACTAGTTCACTGAAATCTGATTCTGAGTGTGGAGCTACGAAAGGATGTTTTATAGATTGTACTGGTAACTCTTGTAACTATATTGTAACCTGGAGAGATAATGGTGATGCAGTGGACTTTGAACTGTCAACAAAACTACAAGACACAAATAATAAATGGATTGCCATTGCTTTTTCGAGTGACCTTAAGATG GGTGCAGATGAAGTAGTTGCCTGTTTGAATGTTGGTGGTAGCACAGATGTCCAACGGAGCTATAATGACGGcaaaaataataaacaagttACAAAT CCTTCAGCTGGACTGTCAAATACAGTGGTTACAGTTCAAGACGGAATGTTCAAATGTAGTTTTCGAAAGAACAAGCGACTATCAAGACGTAAAAGACAAACCACCAATTCCTTGTTTGTGGACTTAGATAGCGACTATAACTTAATGTTTGGCACGGGACCGGCTTATCCAG gAAACAGGATAGGCATGCATTCAATAAATCCAGTTGTTACTCCAGGGAAAGTAGATTTCCAGTCATTTAGCGTTATAGGCGATACAGCTAAATACCCATTAGTAAAGATTCATG CATGTTTGATGATAATTTCTTGGATATTTTGTACTGGAGTAGCCATTATAGCTGCGAGGTATTACAAACCTGTATGGTCTAAATCATCATTGTTTAACCAGAAAATATGGTTTCAG ATTCACAGAACATTAATGGTAACCGCAATGGCACTGACAATTGTGGCATTTATTATCATATTTGTTGAAGTTGGAGGTTATAGTCAG GTATCTGCAAGTCCAGGAAAGGAATATCTTCCATCACATCCAGTTTTAGGAATTATTGTGACCATACTATGTGTATTAAAT CCAATAATGTCATTTTTTCGTCCAGGACCAAATGATAAAACACGTCCAATTTTCAACTGGGCTCACTGGGGAGTCGGAATGTTAGCCCAGATTTTAGCTA ttataACTATAATCTTTGGAGTAGAATTGCAAAAATCTACAGCACCAAAGTATACAGTATGGGTTGTTGTTGGCTTTGTTATATACTATGTCATTATGGAAATTACTCAGAAAGTCGTGGACAAATTAGCAGAAAGAAAAACAGGGGAAG GAGAAATCGATAcagttgaaatgaaacaaaatggtTCGCAAAATGGGTCATTTAATCAGCCACCAGCATATAGCgagaacaacaaaaataaaaag gaTACCTTGCTGAAGAAATCATTACTAGCTTTACATGGTATTTGTACATTGGCATTCACATTTACACTGCTTTTACTTGTAaccatatattaa